Proteins found in one Sphaeramia orbicularis chromosome 8, fSphaOr1.1, whole genome shotgun sequence genomic segment:
- the med9 gene encoding mediator of RNA polymerase II transcription subunit 9: MAVAQPKLEKESEDCSLLPLVHDIIKCMDKDSQDVHQDLAKLKAKIQEAREQISTMPGIDSSPQEQQQQLATLREQVRTKNQLLQKYKGLCMFDVPKAS, from the exons ATGGCGGTGGCTCAACCAAAACTAGAGAAAGAGAGCGAAGATTGCTCTTTGCTGCCTTTGGTTCATGATATCATTAAATG CATGGACAAAGACAGCCAGGATGTCCACCAAGACCTGGCAAAGCTAAAAGCAAAGATCCAGGAAGCTCGGGAGCAGATCTCCACCATGCCTGGGATCGACAGCAGTccgcaggagcagcagcagcagctggccACCCTGAGGGAGCAGGTCCGGACCAAGAACCAACTGCTGCAGAAATATAAAGGTCTGTGTATGTTTGACGTGCCAAAAGCATCGTGA
- the LOC115424440 gene encoding dexamethasone-induced Ras-related protein 1-like — protein MIKKMSPSENDFDIPAKNCHRMVILGSTKVGKTAIISRFLNERFDDQYTPTIEDFHRKFYSIRGHVYQLDILDTSGNHPFPAMRRLSILTGDVFILVFSLDNRDSFQEVQRLKRQIFETKSCLRNKTKENVDVPLVICGNKCDRDFYREIQEDEIEQLVGGDEHCAYFEISAKKNINVDQMFQTLFTMAKLPDEMSPDRHCKVSLQYCEVLHRKSFRNKKCKDGNAYGVVAPFARRPSVHSDLMYIKEKAIGGSQTKEKGCIIC, from the exons ATGATAAAGAAAATGTCACCATCCGAGAACGACTTTGACATACCCGCCAAGAATTGCCACAGGATGGTGATTCTGGGCTCCACTAAAGTTGGGAAGACAGCTATCATCTCTCGGTTTTTGAACGAAAGGTTTGACGACCAGTACACACCTACTATTGAGGACTTTCATAGGAAATTCTACAGCATCAGAGGGCATGTTTACCAGCTGGACATCTTGGACACATCTGGAAATCACCCATTTCCAGCAATGAGGAGGCTTTCAATACTCACTG GTGATGTATTCATCTTGGTTTTCAGTCTGGACAACAGAGACTCATTCCAAGAGGTGCAACGTCTCAAGCGTCAAATATTCGAAACAAAGTCCTGCCTGCGAAATAAAACCAAGGAAAACGTGGATGTCCCGTTGGTCATCTGCGGCAACAAGTGTGACAGAGACTTTTACCGTGAAATACAGGAGGATGAGATTGAGCAGCTGGTTGGAGGAGACGAGCACTGCGCCTACTTTGagatctcagcaaagaagaacaTTAACGTAGACCAAATGTTTCAGACTCTGTTTACCATGGCCAAGCTGCCCGACGAAATGAGCCCCGACCGACACTGCAAAGTTTCCCTGCAGTACTGCGAGGTTCTCCACAGAAAGTCCTTCAGAAACAAGAAGTGCAAAGACGGGAATGCATATGGTGTCGTGGCGCCGTTTGCACGGAGACCAAGCGTGCACAGTGACTTGATGTATATTAAAGAAAAGGCAATTGGAGGCAGTCAGACCAAAGAGAAAGGCTGCATCATTTGCTGA